A genomic region of Zea mays cultivar B73 chromosome 6, Zm-B73-REFERENCE-NAM-5.0, whole genome shotgun sequence contains the following coding sequences:
- the LOC100279625 gene encoding GATA transcription factor 12-like: protein MEVSAECAGGGSVKKEADLFLVDDLLDLPCDDDDEETVVGDWEGDGSKQAAVLDRGCGAGGEEGAAGNASKNESSAVTALDSCSNSISGSGLADGDFSGGLCEPYDQLAELEWLSNYLGEDNFPTEDLKKLQLITGIPPAATAMAPAPAPAAAQAQPAAGVLPQEAPVLGKARSKRSRVAPCSWASRLVVLPPPSPGSPPSAAISPSESGSGTAALAFPARKPLKPAKKKEAPSPSLPPVPNNAAAAGAGEGRRCLHCETDKTPQWRTGPLGPKTLCNACGVRYKSGRLVPEYRPAASPTFVVSKHSNSHRKVLELQRQKEAHPHHHHQYQPQQALAHVGAGGTLNLMHAPSPLLFDGPAAPLIGDDFLVHSHIGPDFRQLI from the exons ATGGAGGTTTCGGCCGAGTGCGCGGGCGGCGGGAGTGTGAAGAAGGAGGCGGACCTCTTCCTTGTCGACGACCTACTCGACCTGCcgtgcgacgacgacgacgaggagaCGGTGGTGGGCGACTGGGAAGGGGACGGGAGTAAGCAGGCTGCGGTGTTGGACCGGGGTTGTGGCGCCGGCGGGGAGGAGGGTGCCGCCGGTAACGCGTCGAAGAACGAATCGTCGGCGGTGACTGCGCTGGACAGCTGCAGCAATTCCATCTCGGGTTCCGGCCTCGCCGACGGGGACTTCTCCGGCGGGCTGTGCGAGCCG TACGACCAACTAGCGGAGCTGGAATGGCTGTCCAACTACCTGGGCGAGGACAACTTTCCCACGGAGGatctgaagaagctgcagctcaTCACCGGCATTCCGCCGGCTGCAACCGCGatggcgcccgcgcccgcgcccgccgccGCACAGGCACAGCCGGCCGCTGGCGTGTTGCCACAGGAGGCGCCCGTGCTGGGCAAGGCACGCAGCAAGCGGTCGCGCGTCGCGCCATGCAGCTGGGCCTCCCGCCTGGTCGTGCTCCCGCCACCTAGTCCCGGCTCGCCGCCGTCCGCGGCCATCTCGCCGTCCGAGTCCGGCTCCGGCACCGCGGCGCTGGCGTTCCCGGCCAGGAAGCCGTTGAAGCCTGCGAAGAAGAAGGAGGCGCCGTCGCCGTCGCTGCCGCCGGTGCCAAACAACGCCGCGGCGGcgggcgcgggggaggggcggcggtGCCTGCACTGCGAGACCGACAAGACGCCTCAGTGGAGGACGGGGCCGCTGGGCCCCAAGACGCTGTGCAACGCGTGCGGCGTGCGGTACAAGTCGGGCCGCCTCGTGCCGGAGTACCGGCCGGCGGCGAGCCCGACCTTCGTGGTGTCGAAGCACTCCAACTCCCACCGGAAGGTGCTGGAGCTGCAGCGCCAGAAGGAGGCGcacccgcaccaccaccaccagtaccAGCCGCagcaggccctcgcccacgtcggcGCCGGCGGGACCTTGAACTTGATGCACGCGCCGAGCCCGCTGCTGTTCGACGGGCCGGCGGCGCCGCTCATCGGCGACGACTTCTTGGTCCACAGCCACATAGGGCCGGACTTCCGTCAGCTCATCTAG